In Oreochromis niloticus isolate F11D_XX linkage group LG22, O_niloticus_UMD_NMBU, whole genome shotgun sequence, the sequence TTCTGTGTGTTCTCTAGGCTGGTCCCTAAAGCGGCCGTAGTGAAAGGCCTTAACACCCTGTCTGCCTGGGCCCTGCAGAATGGACTTCTGGCAGGAAGACAGGTAAGACAAGAGTAGAAGTAAGGGATCTGTTAAAAAGATGTCAGCAGGCTCAAGATGAAACAGAGTCAGGAAGCTTCCGAGCCTTAAGGAAGACTTTGGCTGACTAGAATAAAGATACAAACAAAGCACTAACAGAAAGAGGAGATTACTAAATTGATCTGATCATCATGAGAAATGTTTGACTTCAAACTACAAAATAACATCTGCTTTCAGCATTTTCTGTAATGCGATGGGAAAAAATGTCTCTTGGACTGCTTAATAACAGGAGATTGCTTCACCATACGCCATGCAAAATTTAGGGAAGCAATTGATTTCAGTTTTGTTGCTGCTGATTATTGATTTTGCTGTCTTACCATAACAATGCGAGAGAAAATGAGGGCAGCGCTtgtaaaaatacacaaacaagcACACTTCATGATcttgcaaagttgaaagaccAGTGTTTATTGCAGCTTCCGTTTCACGGctacaaagagaaacacaaacatgctcGAACCTCTGGAGACCAAACCTGAATCTGTCTCAAATCCTCTTCAACACAAACAAGCCCCCATACATgtgcacgtacacacacacaaaccactgcagtgttCTATTTCTTTGAAAACAGGTAGCTGTGCGAGAAAAGAGGGTGTGTGTGCTTGAATATGTGTTTCTTTATCAGCGCATATGTAGTTACAGTATAtatccacacacactcatgcttTTAAGTGTGTGCTATTCCCCAGCCAGCAATTTGATTAGATCCACAGCGGGGCTGTGGCTCTGTCACATTTACATTCAGATGGAGATTTAGTCTGTCGGCTGTCCCCTGCTGTTACTGGTGCAGTAATGTAGGGAGACATGGCTGGCTGCCCGGtccacttacacacacacacctggggAAAACTGCTCAATCCCACTGACTCTCCtatatgcctgtcaaactgctctctctctgtcacacactctCTAGCTCTCGCTAGTTCTCGCCTTTTACAAACAAGTTAATCGTCTTATCACAGAGCTGTGAGTGCAGTAATAAGCTTCAGCATGCTGAGATCTAGAATGGGATTACATATTGAGCAGCATATGTATATAAAGTAGGCACGTGTGCTTACATAGTCATACATTTTCAGGGGCTTCTTCCCAAAATAATGAAGAAGCGGCAGaagcaaacaaaacaggagTAATTCTGTCGACACACACTGTAGGTGTAGCTGTGCAGTCATTCACTAGATATTCGAATCGGGGGGGGGTGAGTCATCTATTAGTAATACAAACACAGATCATTAGAATGTGCTGAgagaaaaaattaataaaagcagtcctaaaataataatatgaatattattattttaggaCTGCTTTCATCAATTTGCCAACTAATACAGTTTGTAActgcaaagaaaagatacgtGACACGATGAAACTTCACAGACAACTAAAACCGCATCATCTTCCATTTTGGTCAAAAGCGACTAAGAACAGATTAATGGTCCACGCTGTTGCACTGGTAAAAATGCTTCTGCCTGCAGACATGAATGCAGAAGGTGTAGGTTTTTGAGTCAGTCGCACATATGCTGTCCTGCTGCCTTAATACTCATTAGAGAACCAAACTGTCGGCTGAAAAGCCCCCAACAAAAGCATCATTTATTCCTGTTTCAGGGGTCTTTGATAAAACCTGCAGTGCAAAGCTTAGCTAgaattttttaaacctttaaccAAATGTAACTTTATATTTGTGACAAGCTTTATGCTTTTGGAGAAATACACATTTATAGAATGTTTCTATTTATGCCCCAGGTGTACCTGTGTGGGAACAATGAAGAAGCAAAACGGGACGTGGCAGAGATGGCCACCAAACTAGGCCTCACTGTTGTGGACAAAGGGTCCCTGTCAGCTGCTAAAGAGGTGGAGGACTTCCCTCTGCAGCTGTTCCCAGAGTGGAGGATGCCTTTGTACGTGGCTGTCGGTctctctgccttctttttcttgtatttgctTATTAGAGATATCATCTATGCATATGTGGAAAATGATGAAGATATCTCCTACCGCATAATGATATCCCTGGCCAACAAGGTAAAGATATGCCCCTCTTTGTTTAGTTGCTTGTAAAACGGTATTTTACATTTctcattgtgtttttattttccatgTGTCAGGTGTCTCCAATCATGTCCCTCATTATGCTGGCGCTCTGCTACCTCCCCGGAGCTATAGCTGGGTTCCTTCAGCTCTACAGAGGGACCAAGTACAGGTCAGGCATCAAacataaacattttcattactggtacaatgtaaaaacaaaagtgcatGATTTTTGCAGCGTAAAGTGCCTAACTTGTTTTCCCATGTTCCAGGCGTTTCCCCAACTGGCTAGATCGCTGGATGCTGTGCAGGAAACAGATGGGTCTTCTTGCACTAGGCTTTGCGTTTCTCCATGTTATCTACACATTACTCATTCCTGTCCGCTACCCTAACAGACACAAAGTCATCTCCAGTGTGGTGAATGAGGTACAGTGCAGCAGGCTAGTGCAAACTGATTGGAGTGTTTCTGCAATCCTGCACAAagagaaatattaaataaagcTTATATGTACATGTAGAACATTCACTGCAATAACAGTCCCtccacttttctctcttcctttAAGATGAAGAACAATAACACCACTCCGTTTTACTTTGACAATACCAAGGCATGGGGCGCAGACTCATTATTTGCACTGGGAATCCTgggcttctttctttttgtcctgCTGGGGCTAACATCCTTGCCCTCGGTGGGAGGCACTCTCAGCTGGAGAGAGTTCAGCTTCGTTCAGGTCAGTGCAGATAAAAATGCACAGTCCTTCATatgtatgtgctgtgtttgaaCATGTATATGCTCATGCACACCTTTAAACTCTCACTCtttatcagtcatgtgtttcATATCAGTGAAGGCATATTTTAGAGCCTTCTAGATAATCTACATTTAGAACTTCTAAGATTTTATCAGTTATTAAAGTGTTGTAAAAGCAATATAGCAATATGTCACTGGCACTCTTCTCCCCAGAGCCTAGTTAACTAGCTGCCTAACACAGGCACACAGAGGGAGAGCTAGGAAGAC encodes:
- the LOC100694011 gene encoding metalloreductase STEAP4; translation: MTVEIDISKNMSPEPELMCIFGTGDLGRSLGLRLLQCGYRVVYGSRTPHSCGPLPQGAQVMTHEESARSAKLIFICVHREHYEFLEKMAPQLERKVLVDLSNNLKKDMYMEANAVYLQRLVPKAAVVKGLNTLSAWALQNGLLAGRQVYLCGNNEEAKRDVAEMATKLGLTVVDKGSLSAAKEVEDFPLQLFPEWRMPLYVAVGLSAFFFLYLLIRDIIYAYVENDEDISYRIMISLANKVSPIMSLIMLALCYLPGAIAGFLQLYRGTKYRRFPNWLDRWMLCRKQMGLLALGFAFLHVIYTLLIPVRYPNRHKVISSVVNEMKNNNTTPFYFDNTKAWGADSLFALGILGFFLFVLLGLTSLPSVGGTLSWREFSFVQSTLGHLTLFLCTAHCYIYAWNKFLRTSTYKWYTPPGSMLCLIVPSVTLVLKLILVLPCVNRPLMRIRQGWERNRPKDEMGELKATNM